The following are encoded together in the Humulus lupulus chromosome 5, drHumLupu1.1, whole genome shotgun sequence genome:
- the LOC133779740 gene encoding uncharacterized protein LOC133779740 translates to MNTSYFHACLKKRKEENRIATYLIEQGRLIDNFPDVVSHYLDHFRSSMGSPSSATTKINLQCVELGHDGFGSAFFKVLWLDIGGEICRAVGHFFETRIFPVELHNTTLSLVPKTNNPSRSMDYRPIACCSTIYKCISKLLCSRLAMVLPDLVQPNKGWIMTCLKNTTYSLLMNGRVQGSFKGEKGLRQGDPMSPLLFVLIMEYLTRSLQLAAQDSTFRLHPMCKSLKLLSLCFADDLFLFCKGSLSAVRVLKVALEEFSSATGVHVNTSKSHIFFRGVNAADKQTIAHEIQLAEGTFPLKYLGVPMRPTKWKHEDCDIIIQNIKMRLHTWASRHLPFAGRIQLIHSVLFGLRNYWMRIFVLPQSVVKEVEKLFHGFLWGITSASWKKFCLPKAYGGLGFMDGSNWNRAILTKYIWAISEKHDLLWVKWINSIYLKDSSFWNYKLKHDLSWDWRKLCHLRGKFSLVKMKVAGVTGIFKAFKLYNSTICQQQVGCHQAVWCRLSIPKHHFLLWQVVNSQLLTRDNMLRFCIPLESLLCSVCGFYNDSHTHLFFECYLFKKVTDLIFAWMGFRAWPNEFTGWTVWLASRRLGIISSITNMILAAIIYYLWRNQNRCMFDGFTWTVGYLAIDIMNIIQYSIGWVELGVFPCTAVLVG, encoded by the exons ATGAACACCTCTTATTTTCATGCTTGCTTGAAAAAGCGTAAAGAAGAGAATAGAATTGCAACCTACCTAATTGAGCAAGGTAGATTGATTGATAATTTTCCTGATGTGGTTTCTCATTATTTGGATCACTTTAGAAGTTCTATGGGTAGTCCCAGTTCAGCTACTACGAAGATAAACTTACAATGTGTTGAGTTGG GTCATGATGGGTTTGGTTCTGCTTTTTTCAAGGTATTATGGCTAGATATTGGTGGTGAAATATGTAGAGCAGTTGGACATTTCTTTGAGACAAGAATTTTTCCTGTTGAGCTTCATAATACAACTCTTTCTTTGGTTCCTAAAACTAATAATCCTTCTCGGTCTATGGACTACAGGCCTATTgcttgttgttctaccatataCAAGTGCATATCAAAACTGTTATGTTCCCGATTGGCCATGGTCCTTCCTGATCTAGTTCAACCGAATAAAG GTTGGATTATGACTTGCCTAAAAAACACAACATACTCCTTGCTTATGAATGGAAGGGTTCAAGGTAGTTTCAAGGGAGAGAAAGGGCTGCGTCAAGGTGATCCTATGTCTCCACTTTTGTTTGTTCTAATCATGGAATATCTTACTCGGAGTCTTCAATTGGCAGCTCAGGATTCCACTTTCAGACTTCACCCTATGTGTAAAAGTCTTAAACTCCTCAGTCTATGCTTTGCTGATGACTTGTTTTTATTTTGCAAGGGGTCTCTTTCTGCTGTTAGAGTGTTAAAAGTAGCTCTAGAGGAGTTTAGTTCTGCTACAGGGGTCCATGTTAATACTAGCAAATCTCACATCTTTTTTAGGGGAGTTAATGCAGCAGATAAACAGACCATAGCTCATGAGATTCAGCTTGCTGAAGGGACCTTTCCTCTTAAGTATCTAGGTGTTCCTATGCGGCCAACCAAGTGGAAACATGAAGATTGTGATATTATTATCCAAAATATCAAAATGCGGTTACATACTTGGGCTAGTAGGCATCTGCCTTTTGCTGGCCGAATTCAGCTTATACATTCAGTTTTGTTTGGGCTTCGTAATTACTGGATGAGAATATTTGTGCTTCCCCAAAGTGTTGTTAAGGAAGTTGAAAAACTTTTTCATGGCTTTCTCTGGGGTATTACTAGTGCTTCTTGGAAGAAGTTTTGTCTCCCTAAGGCTTATGGTGGTCTCGGTTTCATGGATGGTTCAAATTGGAACCGAGCTATTTTAACTAAGTATATTTGGGCCATTTCTGAGAAGCATGATTTGCTTTGGGTCAAATGGATTAACTCTATCTATTTGAAAGACTCCAGTTTCTGGAATTACAAGCTGAAACATGATTTGAGCTGGGATTGGAGGAAACTTTGTCATTTGAGGGGAAAATTCAGTCTAGTTAAGATGAAAGTTGCTGGTGTAACAGGGATATTTAAAGCCTTTAAACTCTATAACAGTACTATTTGCCAACAACAGGTGGGCTGTCATCAAGCTGTTTGGTGCAGGCTATCTATCCCTAAGCATCATTTTTTACTTTGGCAAGTGGTAAACTCTCAGCTTCTTACTCGAGACAACATGCTCAGGTTCTGTATTCCACTTGAATCTCTTTTATGTTCTGTTTGTGGTTTCTATAATGACAGTCACACTCATCTCTTCTTTGAGTGTTATCTTTTCAAGAAGGTAACCGATTTAATCTTTGCTTGGATGGGGTTTAGAGCTTGGCCTAATGAGTTTACTGGTTGGACGGTTTGGCTTGCTAGTAGAAGACTTGGAATCATTTCTTCCATCACCAATATGATTTTGGCTGCTATTATATATTACCTCTGGAGGAACCAAAACAGATGCATGTTTGATGGGTTTACTTGGACTGTTGGTTATCTAGCAATTGATATCATGAATATAATCCAGTACAG TATAGgttgggttgaattgggtgtaTTTCCTTGTACAGCTGTAttggttggttga